AAAATACACCTCATTAGGAGTCAAGTAATTTAAACATTCCTTAGATTATTATTCAAGTCTATTTGTAATTTAAAATTGTAAACTAGATGAAAGTTTCCAAATAATAATCCAAATATTTAAACCGAAACTTAGAAAAAAATGCTTTTAAAACGTTTTAAAACTATATAATAAATAGCAGCACTAATATTTATCTAACCAGAATGGTAAAGCAATTAACTCCAAGTCAACGAAAAAAAACTATCTTTATAACAAATCTTGGGGCAGTTTTAGAATGGTTTGAGTTTAGTCTTTATGGTTATCTTTCTATTTATTTAAGCATATTGTTTTTCCCAACAGAAGATCAAACAGTAGCTTTGCTTACAGTGTTTGGTATATTTGCAGCTAGTTATATTATGCGCCCGCTTGGAGGGTTCTTTTTTGGATCATTAGGCGATAGGTTTGGTAGGCGTTATGCAATTACATTAAGTATGATCCTTATGTGTGTGCCTATGTTCATTATGACGATTATGCCTACTTATGAGTCTGGAGGAATATGGGCTATTTTTATATTACTTTTTGCCCGTATGTTCCAAGGATTTTCTGTAGGTGGTGAATATTCTGGTGTATTAGTAGCTTTAGCAGAGAGCGCTTCAAGTAAGTATCGTGGATTTACGACAGCTTTGGCTGGTTTAGCTTCACAAATAGGCGTTATTATGAGTGCTTCAACTGTTGGTATATTATCTACTTTTTTAACTAAAGAACAAATGCTAGCATATGGCTGGCGTGTAGCTTTTGGAGTCGGCTTAATATTAGCAATTGTTTCAACTACTCTTCAGAAAAAGGCAAAAGAGTCTCCGTTTTTTAGAAGCATAAAAAATGAGTGTAGACTAAGCAAAACTCCGCTAAGGGATGCTTTAAGTGGCCCTAAGATGCCTCTTGTTTGGACATTTGTAATAACAGGCTATGTGGGTATTGCTTATTACATGATGGCTACTTTTTTACCTAATATTTTGATAACCAATAGACAGTTCGATGTAAATAAAATTATGTTTATAACTGTAGTTGTCTCAACTCTGTATGCGGTAGTCTCGCCTATTTTTGGGTGGTTATCAGATATATGGGGAAGAAAACCATTTTTATACTTTCCTATAATTCTAATTGCTATTTTAAGTTTTCCTATGTTTATATTTTTTAATAATGGGGGGTTAGAAAGTATCTTAATATTAGAGCTAATATTAGCTTTACTTATTTCCGCCATGACAGCAGCTTTTCAAATAGCTGTTACAGAGCTTTTTCCAACAAACTATAGGTATAGTGGCATGTCTGCTGCTTATAATTTAGGAAATGCCTTATTTGCTGGAACTACTCCTATGATTTGTATTTGGTTAATTAATTTAACCAACTCTAGTTATGCTCCTGCCTTTTACTTAGTAATTACATCTATAATCACTCTAGTAGTCATATACAAGATGCCTGAGACAAAGCATTCAAAAGAGTTTAGGTTTCATGAATAAAAACTTTCTCTAAACTAAATAAAAGTACTTGCTAGAGAAATGTCTATAAATAAGCACGCAACTGCAGGCACCCTTCACAGTTGGCAATTTTAATTGTGAAAATTAACACTTTACACCAGTCAGAGATCTATAGTAGGGCTGTTGCAAGCTGAAATTAGATGGACGATAAATCATGTACTTATATGAGTACTTATAGTATACTAGTCATTAATTGAATAAATTGGAGATAATTATGAGAACTTTAAACTATACCTCATTCAGAAATGAGCTGGCATCATCGATGGATAGCGTCATTGAGGATCATCAACCTATCGTTGTTACTAGAGGCTCCGAAAAAAAAGCTGTTGTTGTGATGTCTTTAGATGATTTTAAATCGTATCAAGAAACGGCGCATTTGATGTCTAGCATAAATAACTATAATAGACTTGATCAATCTATAAAAGAACTTGAGTCTGGTAATTCAATACAAAAAGAGCTTATTGAAGAATGATATTATCTTGGTCAACTAACGCTTGGGAAGATTATCTTTATTGGCAAGCAAATGATAAGAAAAAGTTAAAGCGTATAAATCAGTTAATCAAAGATATTAAAAGAAATTATTTTGAAGGCTTGGGTGGTCCAGAACCACTTAAACACAATTGGACTGGATACTGGT
Above is a window of Allofrancisella inopinata DNA encoding:
- a CDS encoding MFS transporter translates to MVKQLTPSQRKKTIFITNLGAVLEWFEFSLYGYLSIYLSILFFPTEDQTVALLTVFGIFAASYIMRPLGGFFFGSLGDRFGRRYAITLSMILMCVPMFIMTIMPTYESGGIWAIFILLFARMFQGFSVGGEYSGVLVALAESASSKYRGFTTALAGLASQIGVIMSASTVGILSTFLTKEQMLAYGWRVAFGVGLILAIVSTTLQKKAKESPFFRSIKNECRLSKTPLRDALSGPKMPLVWTFVITGYVGIAYYMMATFLPNILITNRQFDVNKIMFITVVVSTLYAVVSPIFGWLSDIWGRKPFLYFPIILIAILSFPMFIFFNNGGLESILILELILALLISAMTAAFQIAVTELFPTNYRYSGMSAAYNLGNALFAGTTPMICIWLINLTNSSYAPAFYLVITSIITLVVIYKMPETKHSKEFRFHE
- a CDS encoding type II toxin-antitoxin system Phd/YefM family antitoxin — encoded protein: MRTLNYTSFRNELASSMDSVIEDHQPIVVTRGSEKKAVVVMSLDDFKSYQETAHLMSSINNYNRLDQSIKELESGNSIQKELIEE
- a CDS encoding Txe/YoeB family addiction module toxin encodes the protein MILSWSTNAWEDYLYWQANDKKKLKRINQLIKDIKRNYFEGLGGPEPLKHNWTGYWSRRIDREHRLVYKIQDNNILIAQCRYHY